In bacterium, one DNA window encodes the following:
- a CDS encoding site-specific DNA-methyltransferase: MRKKLLSRTYIVNNVKQAKSIALIYLRNISLDTVVDFGLPEIDDRYHIWRVPLKSNDEMIGEVVIDAITSLIVTSKSTKKEVLEDRLLGRKKRKKFRISNGDLPKISNLRNTVGLGDSEVLLQETPAESVDLIFTSPPYYNARPEYADYISYNDYLEKMKRILKQCHRVLNEGRFFVINISPILIRRSSRNESSKRIAVPFDFHRLFNEVGYEFVDDIIWVKPEGAGWATGRGRRFAADRNPLQYKPVPVTEYILVYRKATEKLIDWHIRKHPNQKNVKDSKIDDGYDVTNIWKIHPSYSKKHPAIFPLVLAEKVIKYYSFINDVVLDPFAGIGTVGSAAVRTNRRFVLFEINSHYVDEIKKLSISWTSGKIDIINWINTSPPTKTQEYLNFEDKKNG; this comes from the coding sequence ATACGAAAGAAATTACTAAGTAGAACTTATATTGTTAATAATGTCAAACAGGCAAAAAGCATAGCATTAATTTATCTTAGGAATATCTCTTTAGATACAGTTGTAGATTTTGGTTTGCCGGAAATTGATGACCGCTATCATATATGGAGAGTTCCCTTAAAAAGTAATGATGAAATGATTGGTGAGGTGGTAATAGATGCTATAACTAGCTTAATTGTCACATCCAAATCCACAAAAAAGGAAGTATTGGAAGATCGACTACTGGGAAGAAAAAAAAGAAAAAAATTCAGAATTTCTAATGGTGATTTACCGAAAATATCGAATCTTCGTAATACTGTGGGTTTGGGCGATTCCGAAGTATTGCTTCAAGAGACACCAGCTGAATCAGTAGATTTAATTTTTACATCTCCACCATACTATAATGCGAGACCGGAATATGCTGACTATATATCTTATAATGATTATTTGGAGAAAATGAAAAGAATACTAAAACAATGCCATCGAGTACTTAACGAAGGTAGATTTTTTGTTATTAATATATCGCCAATTTTAATAAGACGATCCAGTAGAAATGAATCTTCGAAGCGCATTGCGGTTCCCTTTGATTTTCATCGATTATTCAATGAAGTGGGTTATGAATTTGTTGATGATATTATATGGGTAAAACCAGAAGGTGCGGGGTGGGCAACCGGGAGAGGAAGAAGGTTCGCTGCGGACCGCAATCCTTTACAGTATAAACCAGTTCCTGTTACAGAATATATTTTAGTATATAGAAAAGCAACTGAGAAACTTATTGATTGGCATATAAGGAAACATCCCAATCAAAAGAATGTTAAAGATTCTAAAATAGATGATGGGTATGATGTGACGAACATTTGGAAGATACATCCATCCTACTCTAAGAAACATCCTGCAATCTTTCCTCTGGTATTAGCTGAAAAAGTAATAAAGTATTATTCATTTATAAATGATGTTGTATTAGATCCATTTGCTGGTATCGGTACAGTAGGTTCGGCTGCCGTTAGAACAAATAGGCGCTTTGTTCTTTTTGAAATTAATTCACATTATGTCGATGAGATAAAAAAATTATCTATAAGTTGGACATCAGGCAAAATTGATATAATAAATTGGATCAATACTTCACCACCAACAAAGACACAGGAATATTTAAACTTTGAAGATAAAAAAAATGGATAA
- a CDS encoding diguanylate cyclase — MKALIYDPKPDTHVRLAKQLRQLGIEAFVVTTLKKMLTESRKHRYDLQILDEIALRKATHLERLCTEFPVIIITNKSSKIDYEKMILTGITGFLTRPFRPSLLKRVVNKALNKRQRVLDSMKNVASLQRKIKELKTLNEVVQAINSSLEPKAIFQTIMDKTADVIKAEAWSVLLLDPKTNELTFEAAAGEAGQKLLGLRIKVGQGVAGWVAQHNKSLVVADVAKDPRFYDGFDRKTKFITKSILCVPMRHRNQFMGVVEVINKIGGEPFTQDDLEVFENLVAHIAIALENASVYAKMEQTSLTDDLTKLYNIRYGNQFLDIYLSKPTQRQAKLSLIFLDIDYFKLVDDNYGHLVGSETLKLIGDRIKRSIRDKDVAVRYGGDEYIVILPGTDKETAAYIADRIRQEISREPFPASGKKTFHVSVTLGVATYPDDARNRDELIGAADRAMYNGKTTGRNKVVLA, encoded by the coding sequence ATGAAAGCCCTGATCTACGATCCCAAGCCCGACACGCATGTCCGGCTGGCAAAGCAGCTGAGGCAACTCGGCATTGAAGCGTTCGTCGTCACAACCCTGAAAAAAATGCTCACCGAAAGCAGAAAACACCGTTACGACCTTCAGATCCTTGATGAGATCGCGCTTCGCAAGGCCACTCATCTTGAGCGTCTGTGCACGGAATTTCCCGTCATCATCATCACCAATAAGTCATCGAAGATCGACTACGAGAAAATGATCCTTACCGGGATAACCGGCTTTCTTACCCGCCCGTTCCGGCCATCGCTGCTCAAGCGCGTCGTGAACAAAGCCCTGAACAAGCGCCAGCGGGTCCTTGACAGCATGAAGAACGTCGCGTCCCTGCAGCGCAAGATCAAAGAGCTTAAGACCCTGAACGAAGTTGTCCAGGCGATCAATTCTTCCCTTGAACCGAAAGCCATTTTCCAAACGATCATGGATAAGACCGCCGACGTCATCAAAGCCGAAGCCTGGTCCGTGCTGCTGCTCGACCCCAAGACCAACGAGCTCACTTTTGAAGCGGCCGCAGGCGAAGCCGGGCAGAAACTACTGGGCTTGAGGATAAAGGTCGGCCAGGGCGTCGCCGGATGGGTCGCCCAGCACAACAAATCGCTGGTCGTGGCCGATGTCGCCAAGGATCCCCGGTTCTATGATGGTTTCGACAGAAAAACTAAGTTTATCACAAAATCGATCCTGTGCGTACCCATGAGGCACCGGAACCAGTTCATGGGGGTCGTGGAAGTCATCAACAAGATCGGCGGCGAGCCATTTACCCAGGATGACCTTGAGGTGTTCGAGAACCTCGTGGCTCACATCGCGATCGCCCTGGAGAATGCCAGTGTCTATGCAAAAATGGAACAGACAAGTTTGACCGACGACTTGACAAAACTGTACAACATCAGGTACGGCAACCAGTTCCTCGACATTTACCTGTCCAAACCCACCCAACGCCAGGCCAAACTTTCGTTGATCTTCCTGGACATCGACTATTTCAAGCTCGTGGACGACAACTATGGCCACCTGGTAGGCAGCGAGACCCTGAAACTGATCGGCGACCGGATCAAGCGCTCGATCCGGGACAAAGATGTGGCGGTGCGGTACGGCGGTGACGAGTACATAGTCATCCTGCCCGGGACCGACAAGGAAACCGCCGCTTATATTGCCGACCGTATCCGCCAGGAGATCAGCCGCGAGCCGTTCCCGGCAAGCGGCAAGAAGACTTTCCATGTTTCGGTCACGCTGGGCGTAGCGACCTACCCGGACGATGCCCGCAACCGCGACGAGCTCATCGGCGCGGCGGACCGGGCGATGTACAACGGCAAGACCACGGGCCGGAACAAGGTCGTGCTGGCGTAA
- a CDS encoding CfrBI family restriction endonuclease produces MDKKRTISHYIPKIGKDLSNYSGKEIIDKLGDDVIRNVVISVLSGGNVRALTESLTRRRLNLSNASMLITYIHCLNNIEDFCNNLNDLVADELKNVHLDKESKIFLNWIIGLTGKGIQNVLRSDDTELLPYLNDLNEALQKSVKESINTFGEITTELIDKNNQKYFLKWPELLQLFTAIGTQTLSIRGSEKSMYGKFFEKLILGSLLTILGFNIRNESNKNISSKLFWLSERNNKRESDATVLLKPGVGARFDIGFIGPGNTEISLDKVSRFEREIEYGRQKYYMSTIIIVDRIGEGSRIREMAKAINGDIVQMSMTYWVKEIATILYKKLSYSHDLLKYTNEESIKYIKKCMQNVDMKLFV; encoded by the coding sequence ATGGATAAAAAACGAACAATATCGCATTATATACCCAAAATTGGCAAAGACCTTTCCAATTATTCGGGCAAAGAAATTATCGATAAACTTGGAGATGATGTAATAAGAAATGTCGTAATATCAGTTCTGTCTGGAGGCAATGTTCGTGCTTTAACTGAAAGCTTAACAAGAAGAAGATTAAATTTATCGAATGCATCAATGCTTATTACTTATATTCATTGTTTAAATAATATAGAAGATTTTTGCAATAATCTTAATGATCTTGTAGCAGATGAATTAAAAAATGTTCATCTTGATAAAGAAAGCAAAATATTTCTGAATTGGATTATTGGATTAACTGGAAAGGGTATACAAAATGTATTGCGTAGCGATGATACAGAATTATTACCATATTTGAATGATTTGAACGAAGCCTTACAAAAAAGTGTTAAAGAATCTATTAATACATTTGGAGAAATTACAACCGAACTAATAGACAAAAATAATCAAAAATATTTTCTGAAATGGCCAGAATTATTACAATTATTTACAGCTATCGGTACTCAAACTTTATCTATTCGTGGTTCTGAAAAATCGATGTATGGAAAGTTTTTTGAAAAACTAATTTTAGGATCTTTGTTAACAATATTAGGATTCAATATACGAAATGAATCTAACAAAAACATTAGCAGTAAATTATTTTGGTTATCTGAAAGAAACAATAAGAGAGAAAGCGATGCTACAGTATTATTAAAACCAGGTGTCGGTGCAAGATTTGATATTGGATTTATTGGTCCTGGTAATACAGAAATTTCTCTAGATAAAGTATCTCGTTTTGAAAGAGAAATTGAATATGGACGACAGAAGTACTACATGTCAACAATAATAATTGTCGATAGAATTGGTGAAGGGAGTAGAATTAGGGAAATGGCGAAAGCAATAAATGGCGATATAGTGCAAATGAGCATGACATATTGGGTAAAGGAAATCGCCACAATTTTATATAAAAAATTGTCTTATTCGCATGATCTTCTTAAATACACTAATGAAGAAAGTATCAAATATATTAAAAAATGTATGCAAAATGTGGATATGAAATTATTTGTTTGA
- a CDS encoding DUF4145 domain-containing protein, with protein MIIECPACEAKVDAKVLAKRVYPPTDECEPCMYTFLECPSCNNVLVGYSEEMYCGGGESKWENPWRLWPEPPHVFHGDIPQLVRDSLRDAQKCLKANVYPASAVMCRRALEAICKDKTGKKTLYEGLKKLKEKELIDDRLYSWGEALRQEGNIGAHATEEIILKQDAQDILDFALAITDYIYVLTEKFNKYQSRRKKTHKKLEK; from the coding sequence ATGATAATTGAATGCCCTGCATGCGAAGCAAAAGTTGATGCAAAAGTACTTGCTAAACGAGTCTATCCACCGACTGATGAATGTGAACCCTGTATGTATACTTTTCTTGAATGTCCTTCATGTAATAATGTATTGGTGGGTTATTCAGAAGAAATGTATTGTGGTGGAGGCGAGTCGAAATGGGAAAATCCATGGCGACTTTGGCCTGAACCACCGCACGTCTTTCATGGTGATATCCCGCAATTGGTGAGGGATTCTTTAAGAGACGCTCAAAAATGCTTAAAGGCGAATGTGTATCCAGCAAGTGCTGTTATGTGTCGCAGAGCATTAGAAGCAATTTGTAAAGATAAAACTGGTAAAAAAACATTATATGAAGGTCTTAAAAAATTAAAAGAAAAAGAACTAATAGATGATCGTCTATATAGCTGGGGTGAAGCATTAAGACAAGAAGGAAACATTGGGGCTCACGCAACTGAGGAAATAATACTAAAACAAGATGCCCAAGATATATTGGATTTCGCTTTGGCAATTACGGATTATATATATGTTTTGACTGAGAAATTTAATAAATACCAATCACGAAGGAAAAAAACACATAAGAAATTAGAAAAGTAA